Genomic window (Marinobacter bohaiensis):
GGTCGGCGGCCTGGTCCAGCACGTCTACGGCCTCGATGTCGGCAAACGAGCTGGCCAGCTTCAGGGTCAGGACAAAGGGCAGGGACAGGCGCTCGGTCAGCTCGAACTCGACCACCGCGAAGGTGTCGTCCGGCAGGCTGCCGAGGCGGGCCGTGAACTGCAGGCCTTGGGGTAGGGACATGCTATTCATCCTTGAACTGGAAAAACCGCGGTCTCGCTTTTGAGAAGACGAAGATGCTTGCCCTTCGCGCTCTCAAAAACGGGCTCAACCTTCCCGTCA
Coding sequences:
- a CDS encoding contractile injection system protein, VgrG/Pvc8 family, with protein sequence MSLPQGLQFTARLGSLPDDTFAVVEFELTERLSLPFVLTLKLASSFADIEAVDVLDQAADLVIWQDGEALRGVQGVVSAFRRGASGHRRTRYEVKIEPALWRLGLMHNSRIF